Within the Devosia lucknowensis genome, the region CCGAAGCCGAAATAGGTGCGGCCCTCAACCACGAGCCGCGCGCCGGGATTGCCACCGAGCAGGTCGAAATAGGGCTCGAGATTGGCCGAGGCATACCAGCCCTCGGTCGGATCGACCGTGCTGTCGCGCCCGTCATAGATCACGCCGGCATAAACGCCGGCCGTCTGGAAGTCGCGCGTGCCGAAGACGTCGTCGAACCGCGCTACCTCGAAGCTGGCGCCACCCTCGAAGGTCAATTCGTCGGAGAAGAACCAGCTGAGGCCCACCCGACCGCCGGCCGACGTCTCGGTATATTTTGGATAGATGGTGCGTTCAGCCGAGACCGTGGCCACGAGATCCACGTCGGGGTGGTAGAAGCCGGGCTTGGTGAAGGTACCGCCGATCATGTAGTCGAACTGCGCCGTGTCGATGGGCCAGGCGATGCTGGCGACGCGCGCGTCGAGGCGCAGCCGTTCGGCCTGGCCGAAGAGATTGCGCCAGAGATGGTAGCCCTCGAGCCCCAGGCCATCCACCGTGGAATAAGTGGCGCCGACGCCGAACCGCCGACCCGGCAATTCTTCGACGATGAGGTCGTAAGGCAGGAGGCCATCAGCCCCGATGCTCTCGGCGGCCTGCAGGCGCGCGGAGCGGAAGACTTCGAGACGATCGAGCCGCTTCTGCGCCAGCTCGACATCGTCGGGGTCATACTCCTGACCCACGGCGAGTCCGGTCTGCTGCGCAACGAATTCCGGATTCATATTCTCGGTGCCGGTGACACGCACCGGGCCGAAGGCCGCGCGCGGCCCGGGATTGACGGTGATCACCGCATCGACGGTATTGGTGGCATGATCGGCGACGACATCGCGCGAGACGACCTCGGCCTTGGCATGGCCCTGCTGCCGCCAGGCTTCGAGCGCCAGCTGTTCAGCGCGCAGGACAACCGCCGAGCGTGCGATCTCGCCGGTGCCGTAGCCGCGCAGGATCGGCAGGTCGACCTGATCGTGCGGATCGGAGGTCGGGGGCGCCTGATTGACGATGGAGACATTGCCGAACCGGAAAAGCGGACCGGCCGTGACGGCGATGGTCACGTCCACCGGATCGGGCAGATTGGTGTCAGGCGGCAGGTTGGCCGCTTCCTGTCCACCGATGCGGATGCTGACGGTGCCGCCGTAATAGCCTTCGCCATAAAGCGCGGCGAGCAGGCGCCGATAATCGCCGCGTGCCTTGGCAATGAGCCCGGCGGCCCCCGAAGCGGGTTCGGCCTCGTCGGCGATCAGCGCGGAGGCATTGCGCAACGCCGACTCCACGGCGCCATCACTGGCGGTGAAGGTGACGAAATAGGGCTGCGGATCGACGATCACCGCGGCCGCGTCTTCCTCGGCCTGGTCCTCGAAGAACTTGATGCCGAAGAGCTCAAATGCAGAGGCGGGCGCGGCGCCGGCCGCCAAGGCCAGGCCGACGCACAAAGCGCCAATACTCGTTACCAAACGCGCGCGTTGCAGTGGTCTATCCCGCCCTTTTACGCTTCAACCAAACCGGGCCGAAACGAAGATTGCCACACGGGCGGAAAGATTGCGTTAATCCTTCCGGCCGCCCCCGCCCAAATGGCGGAGGTTTCATGGCGAGTTTAGGGCGAGCGGGCGCCGAGGGCCACCCATTGTGTTGGCTCGGTTGAGTTTTGATGGCCGAGGCGTGGCCGATGCGCCACGGTTGACGCCCTGCCCCGGCCTTCTGATCCGACAGATTTTATTCCCGGGCCAACGCTTCGACCGGGTCGAGACGGGAGGCCGATCGGGCAGGCATGAAGCCGAAGATGATGCCGATCAGGCTCGCCGAGACGATGGCGAGGATGATCGATTCGGTGGAATAGGCGAGCTGCGCCCCCTGCACGATTGCCGTGAGGCCCTGCCCCAGCGCAAAGCTCAGGGCCACGCCGGCCGCCCCGCCTGCAAAGCACACGAGGATAGCCTCGATCAGGAACTGGCGCATGATGTCGCCGCGGCGCGCGCCCACGGCCATGCGGATGCCAATCTCCTTGGTCCGTTCGCTGACCGAGACCAGCATGATGTTCATGACGCCGATGCCGCCCACCACCAGAGAAATGATGGCAATGGTTGAAATCAGGATGGTCAGCGTCGCGGTCGTCGACTGGATGGTCTCGCGGATGGTGTCGGTGTTCTGGAGAAAGAAGTCCTGTGTCCCGCCATGCAGACGCGTCAGCAACTCGGTGATCTCGGCCTCGGCCTGCGCCGTGTCATAGTCGTCGGTGACGCGCACGGCGATGGCGTTGAGCCAGTTCTGCCCGAGGATGCGACTCATGGCGGAGGTGTAGGGCACATAGACATTGGCATTGTCGCGTCCACCGCCGAAACCGGTCGAGGCGGCCACGACGCCGATGATGCGGACCGGCACCTTGCCCAGCATGATCACGTGTCCGACCGGATCTTCGCCATTGGTGAAGATGGCATTGACCGCGTTCTGATCGATGACGGCTTCCTGCGCCATGTCATCGATGCTGTCGGCGCCAAAGCCGGATCCGGCCGTGAAGGTCCGGCCATTCACCTGGAAAAAGTCGGCCCCGACGCCGGTGACCGAGGCACTGGTCGCCGTGTTGCGATAGAGCACGGTGGCGTTGGCGGTCACCTGCGGCGTGACGCTGTCGGCATAGGGCTGTCCACCAAGGGCCTCGGCGTCGGTTGCGCGCAAGGTCCGAACGCGACCCGACCGCATGTCCCCAAAACCGCTGCCCGGATAGACGTTGATGGTGTTGGTGCCGATGGCGGAAATGTTCTGCAGCACCGCCTGCTGGCTACCCTGCCCGAGCGCGACGACAGACACCACCGACGCGATGCCGATGATGATGCCGAGCATGGTGAGAAACGTGCGCAGCTTGTGTGCGGCCATGGCCCGCAGCGCCATGCGCAGGGCCTCGCCGAACCGGTCGAGACCGCGACGCCAGCTGGCTGCGGCCTTGATCTCGGCCGGCCTGGCCTCGACGCGGCGCGGTTCGCTGTTGAGGCGATCGGCCACAATCTCACCGTCGGCAATCTCGATCACACGCTCGGCCTGGGCCGCGATCTGCGGATCGTGGGTGACGATGATGATGGTGTGTCCGTCGGCATGCAGCTCCTTGAGCAGCGCCATCAGCTCCTTGCCCGAGCGCGAATCCAGCGCACCGGTGGGTTCGTCGGCGAGAATGACCTCGCCGCCATTCATGAGTGCCCGCGCGACGCTGACCCGCTGCTGCTGTCCGCCTGAAAGGGCATTGGGGCGATGATCGAGACGTTCGCC harbors:
- a CDS encoding autotransporter assembly complex protein TamA, which gives rise to MCVGLALAAGAAPASAFELFGIKFFEDQAEEDAAAVIVDPQPYFVTFTASDGAVESALRNASALIADEAEPASGAAGLIAKARGDYRRLLAALYGEGYYGGTVSIRIGGQEAANLPPDTNLPDPVDVTIAVTAGPLFRFGNVSIVNQAPPTSDPHDQVDLPILRGYGTGEIARSAVVLRAEQLALEAWRQQGHAKAEVVSRDVVADHATNTVDAVITVNPGPRAAFGPVRVTGTENMNPEFVAQQTGLAVGQEYDPDDVELAQKRLDRLEVFRSARLQAAESIGADGLLPYDLIVEELPGRRFGVGATYSTVDGLGLEGYHLWRNLFGQAERLRLDARVASIAWPIDTAQFDYMIGGTFTKPGFYHPDVDLVATVSAERTIYPKYTETSAGGRVGLSWFFSDELTFEGGASFEVARFDDVFGTRDFQTAGVYAGVIYDGRDSTVDPTEGWYASANLEPYFDLLGGNPGARLVVEGRTYFGFGETDPFVLAGRVKAGAVVGPDLIDIPPDKLFFAGGGGSVRGYGFKSIGVDDGNGNITGGRYLLEASLEARAKVTNDIGVVGFVDGGYVAADTFPGLDDLRLGAGVGVRYYTGLGPLRLDLAIPLNKKAGDPDYAIYAGIGQAF
- a CDS encoding MacB family efflux pump subunit, encoding MNRPFSPREGVGAQAHDAGRGQPIISISGLIRRFQAGGEAVAVLKGVDVDIHRGEMVAIIGQSGSGKSTLMNILGCLDRASEGTYRFAGKDVSKLDADALAALRREHFGFIFQRYQLLPDLDAVENVEVPAVYAGADASARRERAIALLTRLGLGERLDHRPNALSGGQQQRVSVARALMNGGEVILADEPTGALDSRSGKELMALLKELHADGHTIIIVTHDPQIAAQAERVIEIADGEIVADRLNSEPRRVEARPAEIKAAASWRRGLDRFGEALRMALRAMAAHKLRTFLTMLGIIIGIASVVSVVALGQGSQQAVLQNISAIGTNTINVYPGSGFGDMRSGRVRTLRATDAEALGGQPYADSVTPQVTANATVLYRNTATSASVTGVGADFFQVNGRTFTAGSGFGADSIDDMAQEAVIDQNAVNAIFTNGEDPVGHVIMLGKVPVRIIGVVAASTGFGGGRDNANVYVPYTSAMSRILGQNWLNAIAVRVTDDYDTAQAEAEITELLTRLHGGTQDFFLQNTDTIRETIQSTTATLTILISTIAIISLVVGGIGVMNIMLVSVSERTKEIGIRMAVGARRGDIMRQFLIEAILVCFAGGAAGVALSFALGQGLTAIVQGAQLAYSTESIILAIVSASLIGIIFGFMPARSASRLDPVEALARE